One stretch of Brettanomyces nanus chromosome 4, complete sequence DNA includes these proteins:
- the ATG12 gene encoding Ubiquitin-like protein (BUSCO:EOG09344AJH) — protein sequence MNDNKEDKNLQKLAGSLMQLNVRVVGRDEDKGGGITESEGSGITKEAADTREDGDTKGANKTKEANKTKEVNESNDPSDTNTIQTDPIRSKITLSHSRMLSRLPNRTTNSLLLVSKRDMRKVQIRFKSIGSIDQVRPAVFKISRDSKFLSISRFLQKRLKLDRVYCYLANSVVANPDDGIGNLYDLFHSGDSELIVSYCNIVAFG from the coding sequence ATGAATGACAATAAGGAGGATAAGAATCTACAGAAATTAGCAGGATCGTTGATGCAGCTTAACGTGAGGGTCGTGGGgagagatgaagataaaggGGGAGGCATCACAGAGTCCGAGGGGTCCGGCATAACTAAGGAGGCCGCCGATACCAGGGAAGACGGCGATACCAAGGGAGCCAACAAAACAAAGGAAGCCAACAAAACAAAGGAAGTGAACGAATCCAACGACCCCTCTGACACTAATACCATCCAAACAGACCCAATCAGATCCAAAATTACTCTTTCACACTCCAGAATGCTCTCCCGGCTGCCCAATCGCACTACAAACTCTCTTCTACTGGTATCGAAGCGAGACATGCGTAAAGTACAAATTCGATTCAAGTCGATTGGATCGATTGATCAGGTTCGTCCAGCGGTTTTCAAGATTTCAAGGGATTCCAagtttctttccatttccCGGTTTTTGCAAAAACGACTCAAGTTGGACAGAGTGTACTGCTACCTGGCTAATTCTGTAGTAGCCAACCCGGATGATGGCATTGGCAACTTGTATGACCTGTTTCACTCCGGTGATAGCGAACTCATAGTAAGCTACTGTAACATAGTGGCCTTTGGATGA
- a CDS encoding uncharacterized protein (EggNog:ENOG41), protein MEKEDTQEIDRESIFPSGVGDSMKSILSKTNDLTSASFNKMMDASMRFFGSDADPYSFFDDSIGNSSIFNTFKNLYGSESRPDGFVTYPVPSVELYSKCKNKEGLAAWDSRGYWHCIFPRAQVSEETLKDPNTMTKEDVEADFDHKKYGVFFENFNDLMDWRVKMREVVKQKTEKEWSQYREQEKAKWNFLNQGMKDEASTESTAIDSSADDGVYNFPTASTSGPTLSASGTSTSTVVNTLDNGDIEKSTVVRRYFDNGTSEEREYKEIIDGKTGRSKIVDQNVSKYPNHSALKKGGWFWNKKD, encoded by the exons atggaa aaagaagataccCAGGAGATTGATCGGGAGTCAATTTTTCCTTCGGGAGTAGGAGATTCGATGAAATCGATACTTTCCAAGACCAACGACCTTACTTCCGCATCGTTCAACAAGATGATGGACGCTTCGATGCGATTCTTTGGATCCGATGCAGATCCATACTCGTTTTTTGATGATAGCATTGGAAATAGTTCCATATTTAACACATTCAAAAATCTCTATGGATCTGAATCGAGACCTGATGGCTTTGTGACATATCCAGTTCCAAGCGTTGAGTTATACTCGAAATGTAAGAACAAGGAAGGTCTGGCAGCATGGGATTCACGTGGTTATTGGCACTGCATCTTTCCTCGCGCCCAAGTTTCTGAAGAGACGCTTAAAGACCCGAACACAATGACCAAAGAAGACGTAGAGGCCGATTTCGACCACAAGAAGTACGGTGTGTTCTTTGAGAACTTCAACGATCTAATGGATTGGCGTGTGAAGATGCGCGAGGTGGTGAAGCAGAAGACCGAGAAGGAGTGGTCTCAGTACCGAGAGCAGGAGAAGGCCAAATGGAACTTTCTTAATCAAGGAATGAAGGACGAGGCTTCTACAGAATCGACTGCTATCGACTCGTCTGCAGATGATGGTGTATACAATTTCCCAACGGCCTCCACATCCGGACCTACATTGAGTGCATCAGGAACGTCGACGTCTACAGTGGTCAATACACTGGATAATGGAGATATCGAAAAGAGTACCGTTGTTAGACGGTACTTTGATAACGGAACATcggaagaaagagagtaCAAGGAGATTATCGATGGAAAGACAGGAAGATCCAAGATTGTGGACCAGAACGTGAGCAAATATCCAAACCACAGCGCCTTGAAGAAGGGGGGATGGTTCTGGAACAAGAAGGAttga
- a CDS encoding uncharacterized protein (BUSCO:EOG09341QTU) codes for MRKLQKKLKPEWEIDYLNELSDKPDSGVGEVFKVLRSRTDNYGSLQEMRFLQTVDESLRTADITSKLGNLQRYQDVIKNSRLCLLPLAEYLDRFGSELNKLSQEMEFLQKRSNSLNSDIEDKKLLDAKLTPLINDLVIPPEVIHSVIDSPMDEQWVENLQFIQEKREIYEQYNDSRASMHDLSRLLDLLELKCIERIRNYLILQIKKLRKPAVASQVIQKQLLEVKEVFPFLFKRNKQLATELRQAYCYTIRWYYYQNFVKYLYSLEKLKINTVDKNVLLGSLDENASNSGATASFFSRSSKGALPEISINEYLINIPRRFEFFIKGDQTAMPAQIAETNNTKYWMESGFKNFNQALIDNVSTEYLFLNEFFEVSSLEEATEFTKLIFTPVYQLGYNYTKYLLRDSYDYFGILILVRMCQALEYEAQHRRVPVLEDYLNYQLIVLWPTFQHLIDENCSSIKKAASSSLLIKTMSKNAMVPLTLTQNFGMVLTNLIRLSSNLMFEIETWEPLTNSVIRLSSEFESCLIKLSGNLQGDKKKELFLYNNFFLILTILSNELEEEENMSEEQSSSKQRLSRQSLSKQSLLEQKSPSSKGANEGPISEELKVRKTLAQTQKDHFLKLVEAYGR; via the coding sequence ATTacaaaagaagttgaagccTGAATGGGAGATTGACTACTTGAATGAGCTCTCGGATAAACCGGATTCGGGAGTTGGAGAGGTTTTTAAAGTACTTAGATCGAGAACAGACAATTATGGAAGCCTTCAGGAGATGAGGTTCCTACAGACTGTAGACGAGTCACTTAGAACGGCTGACATAACATCCAAACTTGGTAATTTACAGCGCTATCAGGACGTTATCAAGAATTCTCGGCTATGCCTACTGCCATTGGCTGAGTATCTTGACAGATTTGGCAGTGAACTTAACAAGTTATCGCAAGAGATGGAGTTTTTACAGAAACGGTCGAACTCATTGAACTCGGATattgaagacaagaaatTGCTTGATGCGAAACTCACACCATTAATCAATGATTTGGTGATTCCTCCAGAGGTGATACACAGCGTCATTGATTCACCAATGGATGAGCAATGGGTGGAGAACTTGCAGTTCATCCaggaaaaaagagaaatctATGAGCAGTATAACGATTCGAGGGCATCGATGCACGATTTATCACGACTTTTGGACTTGTTGGAGTTGAAATGCATAGAAAGAATTCGGAACTATTTGATTCTCCAGATTAAGAAACTTCGTAAGCCTGCTGTTGCATCTCAAGTGATCCAGAAGCAGTTGCTTGAAGTGAAAGAAGTGTTTCCATTTCTGTTTAAGAGGAATAAACAACTTGCTACGGAGCTAAGGCAGGCATATTGCTACACGATTCGTTGGTATTACTATCAGAATTTTGTAAAGTATCTGTATTCGcttgagaagttgaagataaaTACTGTGGACAAGAACGTACTTCTTGGGTCTTTGGATGAGAACGCCTCAAATTCTGGTGCAACAGCATCATTTTTCTCCCGTAGTTCCAAGGGAGCTTTACCGGAGATTTCAATTAACGAATATCTCATCAACATTCCTCGCCGATTCGAGTTCTTTATCAAGGGGGACCAAACAGCAATGCCGGCGCAAATTGCAGAGACAAATAACACCAAATACTGGATGGAATCTGGTTTCAAGAACTTTAATCAGGCATTAATTGACAACGTATCAACCGAATATCTTTTTTTGAACGAGTTCTTCGAGGTTTCTTCGCTTGAAGAAGCCACGGAATTCACAAAACTGATTTTCACGCCTGTTTATCAGCTCGGTTACAACTATACCAAGTACCTACTACGAGATTCATACGATTATTTTGGTATTTTAATCCTGGTTAGAATGTGTCAAGCACTAGAGTATGAGGCACAGCATCGCAGAGTACCCGTCTTAGAAGATTATTTAAACTACCAACTGATAGTTCTTTGGCCTACGTTTCAGCACTTGATTGACGAGAATTGTTCTTCGATTAAAAAGGCAGCTTCATCCAGTTTGTTGATTAAAACAATGTCTAAAAATGCCATGGTTCCACTTACCTTGACGCAGAACTTTGGAATGGTTCTTACCAACTTAATTCGGTTGTCCAGCAATCTCATGTTTGAAATCGAAACATGGGAGCCGTTGACAAACTCGGTGATAAGGCTAAGCAGCGAATTCGAGAGCTGCCTGATTAAACTGAGTGGAAATCTTCAGGgagacaagaagaaagagcttTTTCTCTacaacaacttctttctcattctTACGATTCTTAGTAACGAGttagaggaggaggagaataTGTCGGAGGAGCAGAGTTCATCGAAGCAACGTTTATCGAGGCAGAGTCTATCGAAGCAAAGTTTGTTGGAGCAGAAatctccatcttcaaaaggagCTAATGAAGGGCCCATTTCggaagagttgaaggtTAGGAAGACCCTTGCTCAGACACAAAAAGATCATTTCTTGAAATTGGTGGAAGCTTACGGAAGGTGA